The Populus alba chromosome 13, ASM523922v2, whole genome shotgun sequence genome contains the following window.
CAAATACCGACTCGGAAAATCTTGTATATGATGctttgaagtaaataaattttacttcgaaaaagaagaagatagatagatcataaaaaaaatcaaatttgagacCAATCGAAGCTGAAAACCATGAGCTCATCACCCACTACACGATTAAGATGGAGTAGGTAGCCATCTAATTTGACTAGAAAAAGTAACATAAATCCAGAGTATATATGGATTAATTTCCCTTTGCAGAAAGACTTTTTGGAAGGTGGTGAAAAGGAAATCAACAGAGAATTACAAGGGGGCTCCGTACATAACTACACTGCTGAGCACAAGTCTGTGGACATTCTATGGAATTCTGAAGCCAGATATTCTTGTTGTCACCGTGAACGGTGCTGGCGCCATCTTTCAACTCACCTATGTCACTCTCTTTCTCATGTACGCTCCCAAGGACAAGAAGGTGACGTTGTCTCTatgatctttcttttttgtcttcaaCTCACCAGTATTGttcttctgtttttgtttctcGTATACGTTAAATATTTATACTGctctattttttcttgcatGTAATTTCACAAAGCAGCATATATCAATACATAGAGAGAGATTAATTGAATACTTTTATCTGTTGAGatgtaataaattatgaaattaatttgaaaagaatACCTGCATATCAAAATCACAATGGTTTTGCTAGATAACGTGTACTCTtgttacaattaattaaaaagaaaaaatcatcgtTTTTAAATATTCAAAGGCTGAATTCTCAATTTGATATTCCACAACAATAAGGTTACTAATTTTTGCATATATAGCTTAgaaagcttaattagattagaGATTCTTGCAAGTGTGCTGAGTCGAAATTCCTGGCGATCATTCAGATTAAGACGGCAAAGCTGGTGGCCATATTGAATGCTGGTTTTCTTGGAGTGGTAATTGCAATAACTCTTCTAGCAATGCATGGAAGCTTGCAAACTACGTTTGTTGGGGTTTTATGTGCTGCGTTAACCATTGGCATGTACGCAGCACCCCTTTCAGCTATGGTAGGTCTAAATCTCTAGTCCTTTCTGGTTTTTGAAATCAAGCTTTGAATAGACCTGAGAGTTTCATTTCCGATGAAAAATGTTGCTCTAATGTTATGCATCGCAGAAAAGAGTGATAAGGACCAGGAGTGTGCAGTACATGcccttttttctctcctttttcctCTTCCTAAACGGAGGTGTTTGGTCTGTTTATGCCGTGCTTGTCAAAGACTACTACATCGGAGTAAGTTACCTTGTTTTCCATTGATCTAGTCCCAGGATTGCCTAATGGTCAGATGTCTTAAACTAACCTCTGGTACGTACTGTGTCCGATTTCAGGTGCCGAATGTTGTTGGTTTTGTACTGGGGTCAGCCCAGTTGATCCTTTACATGATCTACAGGAATAAGCCAGCAGCTATGATCGAAGAAAAAGGACCAGTCCACACCGAGGCGAAGGGAGGCGCCGTCGAGATGCCGGCGAGGGGTGATAATGATGAGGAAGCTGCTGGCAATCTGAAGAGCAGAAGCCTAGCTGAGGGAAAGACAAAGAGCCTGCCAAAGCCATCGGTTGAAAGGCAACACAGCTTGCAAAAGCTCACCAAGACACTCTCTATAGGTGCTTATGAGTTATTGCAACATTCAAGCTGGGCTAACGATGCCGTTTGATATCTATCTATCGAGAATGAGAGAATTGAAGGTCACTCCTGGTGATGATGGCATGTAGCATCATCCaacattttcataaaacaaCACCGTTtggaaaactatttttaattccaTGTGCAGTTTGTGCTTCGCTCTAATTCCATTTactttaatgctttttttaatgtactactaatttatatagattttattagaaactctcttttaattttttaaatttattttttcaaaccacaactataaaaaataaaaaactaaccatAGTAAATTTTGATATTCTTAACTGCGTATACGTTAAGATAATGTAACGATTGAGACAGTGGACGGTAGGGTTGATTCTGGTCAAATCGTTATCCAAATCACAAGTTGATAAAAAGAATGGTTAGCCTCCACATCACACCCAAATCTCCCCCAGCAATCTTTATAAATGCACCTCCTTGCCTAAAAAG
Protein-coding sequences here:
- the LOC118060979 gene encoding bidirectional sugar transporter SWEET16-like: MAKISFFIGIVGNIISLLVFTSPIKTFWKVVKRKSTENYKGAPYITTLLSTSLWTFYGILKPDILVVTVNGAGAIFQLTYVTLFLMYAPKDKKIKTAKLVAILNAGFLGVVIAITLLAMHGSLQTTFVGVLCAALTIGMYAAPLSAMKRVIRTRSVQYMPFFLSFFLFLNGGVWSVYAVLVKDYYIGVPNVVGFVLGSAQLILYMIYRNKPAAMIEEKGPVHTEAKGGAVEMPARGDNDEEAAGNLKSRSLAEGKTKSLPKPSVERQHSLQKLTKTLSIGAYELLQHSSWANDAV